The region TAAAAAAGTACTGAAAAAATATCATAAGGAACATCCGCATTTTTATCAGTCTTGAAAAAAACAGGTAAACCTTCCCATTCTTCAACAATGATCTCTTTTTCGGCAATGTGTGTTTCAAAGAGCAAATCCGAAGGGCGCATTGAGATTGCACTTTGAATAGGCAGATCTGAGTAATTGATCTTTGCATCCTTGCTTTCATTAAATCCATTAAGATTACTACTTATTTGATATTCCGTTTTTAGAATATCATTAAAAAGCAATTTTAAAACATATTTAAGTCGTGAAGAGATTACATTTGAATAAATCAGGATCATAATAACCTAAATAAAATGTGCTTATTTACAACAAAGATAGTTCTTATAGTACCAAATAAGTATGTTAAAAGTCCTAAATAAAGCAAAATCCAAGTTTGAAAAGCTTCTAATTATTGCAATCCGTGTTCTTTTTTCATACTCTTCTGTTCCTGCTATCAATGTACCGTTGATTCTGTCATTAATCATCTAATTGCGTTAGTAATGCTGTTTTTTTCTTATTTTTGAACGGAAAAATATACCCGAAACTGATTATGGAAAATTTTATTGTTTCTGCACGAAAGTACAGGCCTGCCACATTCGACACCGTGGTTGGACAAAACTCAATTACCTCAACACTAAAGAATGCCATCAAAAACAATATTTTAGCTCAGGCATTTTTATTTTGCGGCCCCAGAGGAATTGGTAAAACAACCTGTGCCCGGATCATGGCAAAAACAATTAATTGTCAAAATCTCTCTGAAAACATTGAAGCCTGTAACAAATGTGAATCATGTACTTCCTTTAATAACGCGGCTTCTTTTAATATTCATGAATTGGATGCGGCATCTAATAACTCCGTTGAAGATATTCGCAATCTGGTTGAACAAGTTCGAATTCCCCCTCAGGTTGGTAAATATAAAGTTTATATCATTGATGAGGTTCACATGCTGTCGTCAAACGCTTTTAATGCATTTTTAAAGACTTTGGAGGAACCACCTCCATATGCCAAATTTATTTTGGCTACTACCGAAAAGCATAAAATTATCCCAACCATTTTATCACGCTGTCAAATTTTTGATTTTAAAAGGATTGGGGTTGAAGATATTGCGAATCATCTGAAATTCGTTGCACAAAACGAGCATATCGAAGCCGAATCAGATGCCTTACATATTATTGCACAAAAAGCAGATGGCGCCTTAAGAGATGCCCTTTCTATTTTTGATCAAATTGTAAGTTTCTCAAGATCAAATATCACTTATAAAAATGTGATCGATAATCTGAATATTTTGGATTACGATTATTATTTTAAAATCGTTGGTGCTGCGCTTAAAAATGACATTACCAACTCATTACTTATCCTCAACGATATTTTTGAAAATGGATTCGACGGACAACATTTTATTATTGGTCTTGCCGAACATTTACGAAATCTTTTAGTTTGCAAAGATAAAGCAACCTTATCCTTATTAGAGGTAGGCGAAAATATTAAAAGTCGCTATGCCGAGCAAGCTGACCAGGCAGATATCATGTTTTTAATAAAGGGTTTGGAGATTATCAACCATTGTGATATTGAATATAGAGGCAGTAATAATAAGCGTTTGCGTTTAGAATTAAGTTTGATGCAAATGTGTTCCTTAAAATCAGGAGCCTTGCCTCCTCAATCTGAGACGATCATCATTCCTCCTCAAAAAAAAACTGAAAGCCAATCTACAAAATCAATTGTCAGTGAACCAATCCCAAAACCGTTGATAAATGAACCTCAAACAGTGGCGAAGCCAACCATTGTAAATGAGCATAAAACATTACCTGTGAAGGATCTCGAACCAAAGTCGGTTCAAAAAAAGACGGGCACCAGAATGCCGGGCAGTATTTCAATCAAAGGCAATACCAATAAAGTTGAAGAAGAAGCAAGCACTTATAAAAGCACTATTCCTTTGTTGCCCGACACCGATTTTACACAAGAAGACTTGGA is a window of Bacteroidota bacterium DNA encoding:
- a CDS encoding DNA polymerase III subunit gamma/tau translates to MENFIVSARKYRPATFDTVVGQNSITSTLKNAIKNNILAQAFLFCGPRGIGKTTCARIMAKTINCQNLSENIEACNKCESCTSFNNAASFNIHELDAASNNSVEDIRNLVEQVRIPPQVGKYKVYIIDEVHMLSSNAFNAFLKTLEEPPPYAKFILATTEKHKIIPTILSRCQIFDFKRIGVEDIANHLKFVAQNEHIEAESDALHIIAQKADGALRDALSIFDQIVSFSRSNITYKNVIDNLNILDYDYYFKIVGAALKNDITNSLLILNDIFENGFDGQHFIIGLAEHLRNLLVCKDKATLSLLEVGENIKSRYAEQADQADIMFLIKGLEIINHCDIEYRGSNNKRLRLELSLMQMCSLKSGALPPQSETIIIPPQKKTESQSTKSIVSEPIPKPLINEPQTVAKPTIVNEHKTLPVKDLEPKSVQKKTGTRMPGSISIKGNTNKVEEEASTYKSTIPLLPDTDFTQEDLETQWSNYLSSEANQTPSFVNALRKYTPILKDNYLVVFKTDNKVIANDRQNINKVQAYLKEHLQNQQLTLQSVITEKEENNTAYTDEEKFDEMKKKNPALQDLKDLLDLEIEF